The proteins below come from a single Benincasa hispida cultivar B227 chromosome 4, ASM972705v1, whole genome shotgun sequence genomic window:
- the LOC120075017 gene encoding AP2-like ethylene-responsive transcription factor CRL5 yields MKSMNENDNSNNNNNNNNSWLGFSLSPHMKMEVSSSDHHPYNQHHSHSASNPFYLSPHFNNSNTEIFYGIPDNSSLHHHSAAASLSVMPLKSDGSLCIMEALSRSQTEGMVPSSSPKLEDFLGGATMAGRGGYFNQNAESESDREHSLDLLHRPIRQNQQILIQNSNQYYSGLVPSSIGIGTCDPHILPTENDEIPCLRNWVSRSHYSATHNTLEQHITGGAGGGALVNDGSGGGSASIGGMSCGELQSLSLSMSPGSQSSSFTASGQISPTGGDGAAVETKKRGPGKLCQKQPVHRKSIDTFGQRTSQYRGVTRHRWTGRYEAHLWDNSCKKEGQTRKGRQVYLGGYDMEEKAARAYDLAALKYWGPSTHINFPLENYQTELEEMKNMSRQEYVAHLRRKSSGFSRGASVFRGVTRHHQHGRWQARIGRVAGNKDLYLGTFSTQEEAAEAYDIAAIKFRGVNAVTNFDISRYDVERIMASNTLLAGELARRNKDVEPSNDTTVVPYDSSVVANNNVGIGIGMEINPDDNGTNGNANDWKMALYQSPSHQQQQNCVAESLDHHHNKSMTVPGGYRNASFSMALQDLIGIESLNANTHGIEDGVSKQVTHFSNSSSLVTSLSSSREGSPDKMNMSMPFGKPPPLMASKLIGTTSGVGVGVGAWYPSPQQLRPTAAISMAHLPVFATWNDT; encoded by the exons ATGAAGTCCATGAATGAGAAtgataatagtaataataataacaataacaataatagttGGTTGGGATTCTCTCTTTCTCCTCATATGAAAATGGAGGTTTCTTCTTCTGATCATCATCCTTACAATCAACACCATTCTCACTCTGCTTCAAATCCTTTCTACTTGTCTCCTCATTTCAACAACAGCAATACTGAAATCTTTTATGGAATTCCTGATAATTCCTCTCTCCACCATCACTCTGCTGCCGCTTCCCTCTCTGTAATGCCTCTCAAATCCGATGGCTCGCTCTGTATTATGGAAGCCCTTTCAAGATCCCAAACCGAAG GGATGGTACCGAGTTCTTCACCGAAGCTTGAGGATTTTCTTGGTGGTGCAACAATGGCGGGTCGAGGAGGCTATTTCAATCAAAATGCTGAATCTGAATCCGACAGGGAACATTCTTTGGACCTTCTCCACAGACCCATTAGACAAAATCAACagattttaattcaaaattccaaTCAATACTATTCTGGGTTAGTTCCATCTTCCATTGGAATTGGAACTTGCGATCCCCATATTCTTCCCACTGAGAACGACGAAATCCCTTGCCTTAGAAACTGGGTTTCTCGTTCTCACTACTCCGCCACCCATAATACTCTGGAGCAGCACATTACTGGCGGTGCCGGCGGCGGCGCTCTTGTAAATGACGGTAGTGGCGGTGGCTCTGCTTCTATTGGAGGAATGAGCTGCGGGGAATTGCAGTCGTTGAGTTTGTCGATGAGTCCAGGTTCTCAATCAAGCTCATTTACGGCTTCCGGCCAGATCTCCCCTACTGGAGGCGACGGCGCCGCCGTGGAAACTAAAAAAAGAGGTCCCGGAAAACTCTGCCAGAaacaacccgttcaccgcaagTCCATCGATACTTTTGGCCAAAGAACCTCCCAGTATCGTGGCGTCACCAG ACATAGATGGACTGGGAGATATGAAGCTCATCTGTGGGATAATAGTTGCAAGAAAGAAGGGCAAACCAGAAAAGGAAGACAAG TGTATCTTG ggGGATATGATATGGAAGAAAAAGCTGCAAGAGCTTACGATCTTGCTGCCCTCAAGTACTGGGGACCCTCTACCCATATAAACTTTCCA TTGGAAAATTATCAGACTGAACTTGAAGAAATGAAGAATATGAGCCGCCAAGAATATGTTGCTCACTTGAGAAG AAAAAGCAGTGGCTTTTCAAGGGGCGCTTCAGTTTTCCGTGGAGTCACAAg ACATCACCAACATGGAAGATGGCAAGCAAGGATTGGGAGAGTTGCTGGAAACAAAGATCTCTATCTTGGGACATTTa GCACGCAAGAGGAAGCGGCTGAGGCTTATGACATTGCAGCAATCAAATTCCGCGGTGTAAATGCAGTCACCAACTTTGACATTTCCAGATATGATGTAGAGAGAATCATGGCTAGTAATACTCTACTGGCTGGCGAGCTTGCAAGAAGAAACAAGGATGTCGAACCGAGCAACGATACGACTGTCGTTCCTTATGACTCCTCGGTTGTGGCAAACAACAATGTGGGGATTGGGATTGGGATGGAAATCAATCCCGACGACAATGGCACAAATGGTAATGCTAATGATTGGAAGATGGCATTGTATCAGAGTCCATCCCATCAACAACAACAGAACTGTGTTGCTGAATCATTGGATCATCATCATAATAAGTCCATGACTGTACCGGGAGGTTATCGAAATGCTTCGTTTTCGATGGCATTGCAAGATTTAATTGGGATCGAGTCATTGAATGCTAATACTCATGGGATTGAAGATGGTGTGAGCAAACAAGTGACTCATTTTTCAAATTCGTCGTCGTTGGTGACGAGTTTGAGTAGCTCGAGAGAAGGTAGTCCCGACAAGATGAATATGTCAATGCCGTTTGGAAAGCCCCCACCCTTGATGGCGTCGAAGCTAATCGGTACAACGAGTGGGGTTGGGGTTGGGGTTGGTGCGTGGTATCCATCCCCACAGCAGCTGAGGCCAACAGCAGCCATTTCCATGGCACATTTGCCTGTTTTTGCAACTTGGAATGACacttaa